The region ACACACATTTTGGTTTGGAGGTAAACGATGAAGGTGAAATTTCAGCCATTGAATGACCGTGTCCTGGTCAAGCGGAGTGGCGAGGAAGAAAAAACCCCCTCCGGGATCATCATTCCCGACTCGGCCAAGGAGAAACCCTTGCAGGGCGATGTCATCGCCGCCGGCAAGGGGATTTTGCTCGATAAT is a window of Magnetococcales bacterium DNA encoding:
- the groES gene encoding co-chaperone GroES, translated to MKVKFQPLNDRVLVKRSGEEEKTPSGIIIPDSAKEKPLQGDVIAAGKGILLDNGKIRPLEVKAGDRILFGKYSGTEVKIDGEEMLILRENDILGILEK